The following coding sequences are from one Candidatus Zixiibacteriota bacterium window:
- a CDS encoding ABC transporter ATP-binding protein — protein sequence MDDKDLILSATDIHRQFNTANGILPVLKGLSLGFRRKSMAAMTGASGVGKSTLLHILGGLDRPTQGKVEVAGVSLVDKSETELAQFRNETVGFVFQFHYLMDDFTALENVMIPSLVANRKRGEAKAKAEQLLTLVGLRDRTSHRPKQLSGGEQQRVAVARALANDPKIVLADEPSGNLDTSTGRRLHDLLFELNAENDTTFLIATHNRELADRCDSETQIVDGKVFDHITRR from the coding sequence ATGGATGACAAAGATTTGATCCTGTCGGCTACCGACATACACAGGCAGTTCAACACAGCCAACGGCATCCTCCCGGTGTTAAAAGGGCTTTCGCTGGGTTTCCGCCGTAAATCGATGGCTGCCATGACGGGTGCATCCGGTGTCGGGAAGTCGACTTTGCTGCATATCCTGGGCGGATTGGATCGACCAACCCAGGGCAAGGTGGAAGTAGCCGGTGTCTCGCTGGTCGACAAAAGTGAAACAGAACTGGCTCAGTTTCGAAACGAAACAGTAGGCTTTGTGTTTCAGTTTCACTACTTGATGGACGACTTCACCGCCCTTGAGAATGTGATGATACCTTCTTTAGTGGCCAATCGAAAGCGAGGCGAGGCCAAAGCCAAGGCGGAACAACTTCTGACACTGGTGGGTTTAAGAGATAGAACAAGCCATCGCCCGAAGCAATTGTCGGGTGGTGAACAACAAAGAGTGGCGGTCGCTCGTGCTCTGGCCAATGATCCAAAGATTGTGCTGGCCGATGAACCGTCGGGTAATCTGGATACGTCCACCGGCCGCCGGCTTCACGACCTGCTTTTTGAGCTAAACGCAGAAAACGACACCACTTTTCTTATTGCAACGCACAACCGGGAACTCGCTGACCGATGCGACAGTGAGACACAGATTGTTGACGGTAAGGTTTTTGACCATATTACGCGCAGGTGA
- a CDS encoding UvrB/UvrC motif-containing protein, which produces MLCQDCNKREAHVQITQIVNNDKTMLSLCKDCAAARGFHSPLENAPFPLAEILSGLAQSIPKAGAQLPVSTVSCPNCGLAFDEFARQGRFGCGECYKTFRGDLEKIMRKIHGASLHRGKAPIVEAPVTDSGDDNDPAIPVKEEERLEAELKKAVEAEDFERAAEIRDKLKTMRDSFSVES; this is translated from the coding sequence ATGCTATGTCAGGACTGTAACAAGCGCGAAGCACATGTGCAGATCACGCAAATCGTGAACAATGACAAAACGATGCTGTCGCTTTGTAAGGACTGCGCGGCTGCCCGCGGCTTCCATTCCCCGCTGGAGAATGCACCTTTCCCGCTGGCCGAGATTCTCTCCGGGCTGGCCCAGAGCATTCCCAAGGCGGGCGCGCAGCTGCCGGTAAGCACGGTGTCATGTCCCAACTGCGGCCTGGCCTTCGATGAGTTCGCACGGCAGGGTCGGTTTGGATGCGGCGAGTGTTATAAGACATTTCGCGGTGATCTCGAAAAGATAATGAGGAAGATCCACGGCGCTTCTTTGCACCGGGGTAAAGCGCCGATTGTCGAAGCGCCCGTTACCGACTCAGGCGACGATAACGATCCGGCCATTCCCGTCAAAGAAGAAGAACGGCTTGAAGCCGAACTGAAAAAGGCGGTCGAGGCCGAAGATTTTGAGCGGGCGGCAGAAATCCGCGACAAGCTCAAAACGATGCGGGATTCCTTTTCGGTCGAAAGCTAA